One window of Acidobacteriota bacterium genomic DNA carries:
- a CDS encoding serine/threonine-protein kinase, with the protein MESEYQCPNCGGPIPKESADCPTCLMQLALDTPDVELPRSADSNQTELEENTMIGPYRIIRLLGEGGMGRVYLAQQSEPVSRQVAIKVIKHGMDTEQVVARFEVERQALALMDHPSIARVLEAGKTDAGLPYFAMDYIEGEPITDYCDRHRLALPARLDLFVQVCDAIQHAHQKGVIHRDIKPSNVLVAEQDGKPLCKVIDFGVAKAIELRLTERSLFTEIGVLIGTPEYMSPEQAELKLIDVDTRSDVYSLGVLLYNLITGFLPLEREELREAALGEVLRRVREDRPSRPSTRISEAGAKAIDPANLRRLDASALQRLVSGDLDVITLKALEKDRDQRYSSPAELAADLGRHLRNEPVLARPPSAVYQLRKWILRHKLSAAMAVLILVGLIGVTIAMTVLYGNSQRNLGRALEAESTHREVSQFMVGVFDVSHPSVARGNSVTARELLDQARARISSELGSQPEVQATLMATMGELYFQLGLLDRSVPLLEEAVDHLTTLRGSEHEETLRATSTLGQVLGRQGEWDNAEAMMREVLESQQRVLGAENVDTLMTQGNLGSFYLQAGRLDEAEALLESTLASERQVFGNEYEQTLNSMNNLGQLYIRQGRFEEADTLLNEALETFRRVFGDDHPGTLYPLYNLGESQRRQGNLAGAEPLMIQSVEANERILGPDHSETLGALNGLAILYARQSLFDKAEPVWLDVLARQEKLGRSDHPDTLSWAGNLAYMYGASGQPEKAEPLLVSVLKSKQNTMGVLHPKTLNSLMNLVEIYRTTGRPELAEPLLVDTIATWRDTPSERSPMIGVTLYNLANVMRDNGRYAQAEVLYDEAQELLESLVDADHEYLKANADERAELERKKKG; encoded by the coding sequence ATGGAAAGCGAGTACCAGTGTCCTAACTGTGGCGGGCCCATCCCCAAGGAGTCCGCCGACTGCCCCACCTGTTTGATGCAACTCGCACTCGATACTCCGGATGTGGAGCTCCCGAGATCGGCGGATTCGAATCAAACGGAACTCGAAGAGAACACCATGATCGGGCCCTACCGGATCATCCGACTCCTCGGCGAGGGCGGGATGGGCCGCGTCTATCTTGCGCAACAATCGGAACCGGTTTCGCGCCAGGTCGCCATCAAGGTCATCAAGCACGGCATGGATACCGAGCAGGTCGTTGCGCGCTTCGAGGTCGAGCGCCAGGCGCTGGCGCTCATGGACCATCCGTCGATCGCCCGGGTCCTCGAGGCCGGGAAGACCGATGCCGGACTTCCGTACTTCGCGATGGATTACATCGAGGGCGAGCCGATCACGGACTATTGCGATCGCCATCGTCTCGCACTGCCCGCACGACTGGATCTGTTTGTTCAGGTCTGTGACGCGATCCAGCATGCCCATCAGAAGGGCGTGATCCACCGCGACATCAAGCCCTCGAACGTCCTCGTGGCAGAGCAGGACGGCAAACCGCTCTGCAAGGTCATCGACTTCGGTGTCGCCAAGGCGATCGAACTGCGATTGACAGAGCGTTCGCTGTTTACGGAGATTGGTGTCCTGATCGGTACACCCGAATACATGAGTCCCGAACAGGCCGAGCTGAAACTGATCGACGTCGACACGCGATCGGACGTCTACTCGCTCGGTGTGTTGCTCTACAACCTGATCACTGGCTTCCTCCCACTGGAGCGGGAGGAGCTTCGCGAGGCGGCCCTCGGAGAGGTACTTCGCCGGGTCCGGGAGGATCGTCCTTCGCGTCCCAGTACGCGAATCAGTGAGGCCGGCGCCAAGGCGATCGATCCGGCCAACCTGAGGCGATTGGACGCCTCGGCCCTCCAGCGGCTGGTGTCCGGCGATCTCGACGTGATCACGTTGAAGGCGTTGGAGAAGGATCGGGACCAGCGGTACAGCTCGCCTGCGGAACTGGCCGCCGACCTTGGTCGTCATCTGCGCAACGAACCCGTCCTTGCCCGGCCCCCGAGTGCGGTCTACCAACTCCGCAAGTGGATCCTGAGGCACAAGCTATCGGCGGCGATGGCGGTGTTGATTCTGGTGGGTTTGATCGGTGTCACGATCGCCATGACTGTCCTGTACGGAAACTCTCAGCGAAATCTCGGACGCGCCCTGGAGGCGGAATCGACGCACCGTGAGGTTTCCCAATTCATGGTGGGTGTCTTCGACGTGTCCCATCCGTCGGTTGCCCGAGGAAATAGCGTCACCGCCCGTGAACTGCTGGACCAGGCGCGGGCGCGGATCTCGTCGGAACTGGGCAGTCAACCGGAAGTGCAGGCGACCTTGATGGCCACGATGGGTGAGCTGTACTTCCAGCTAGGCTTGTTGGATCGGTCGGTCCCGCTTCTCGAGGAGGCGGTCGATCACCTTACGACGCTGCGTGGGTCGGAACACGAAGAGACACTGCGCGCGACCTCGACCCTCGGTCAGGTCCTCGGCCGACAGGGTGAGTGGGATAACGCGGAAGCGATGATGCGCGAGGTTCTGGAGTCTCAGCAACGCGTTCTGGGAGCGGAAAATGTCGACACGTTAATGACGCAGGGGAATCTCGGCTCTTTCTATCTTCAAGCCGGACGGCTCGACGAAGCGGAGGCCCTACTGGAATCGACGCTTGCGTCCGAACGACAGGTATTCGGGAACGAGTACGAACAGACGTTGAACTCGATGAACAACCTGGGTCAGTTATACATAAGGCAAGGCCGATTTGAAGAGGCAGACACGCTACTAAATGAAGCGCTCGAGACCTTCCGCCGGGTCTTCGGTGACGATCACCCGGGGACCCTCTACCCGCTCTACAACCTTGGAGAATCTCAGCGAAGACAGGGGAATCTGGCCGGGGCCGAGCCTCTCATGATCCAGTCGGTTGAGGCCAACGAACGAATCCTCGGACCCGATCACTCTGAAACGCTTGGCGCGCTCAACGGACTCGCGATCCTCTACGCGCGGCAGAGTCTGTTCGATAAGGCAGAGCCCGTCTGGCTCGACGTTCTCGCACGACAAGAGAAACTTGGCCGCTCCGACCATCCCGACACGCTCAGCTGGGCAGGAAATCTGGCCTACATGTACGGCGCATCGGGGCAACCGGAGAAGGCCGAGCCGCTTCTCGTCTCGGTTCTGAAGAGCAAACAGAACACCATGGGTGTACTGCATCCCAAGACTCTGAACTCACTAATGAACCTGGTCGAGATCTATCGCACGACCGGTCGGCCGGAGCTGGCGGAACCTCTCCTTGTCGACACGATCGCCACCTGGCGAGACACGCCGTCGGAGCGCAGTCCGATGATCGGAGTTACGCTGTACAACCTGGCCAACGTGATGCGTGACAATGGGCGCTACGCGCAGGCGGAAGTGTTGTACGACGAGGCACAGGAACTACTGGAGTCGCTAGTCGATGCGGATCACGAGTACCTCAAGGCGAATGCCGACGAGCGCGCGGAGCTTGAACGGAAAAAGAAAGGTTAG